The Trueperaceae bacterium DNA segment GTCCTTGCCGACGCCGGAGGCGCCGGTCATGACGAAGAGGGTTCCCCGTCGCGTCACCAGCCGGCTCCTGCGGCCCGGCAGATCAGGCCTGACGACGGTGGGGCGGGGTGTCGGGGGCGAGCCATTGCTGGAATGTAACACGTCCCCGCCGGCACGCCCGGCGGCGTCAGGGGCTCTAGTCGGCGCTGCTCGGGGCGGTCCGCGATTGCTCGTTCGCTTCCGGCTGCGGGCCCCCGCTCAACCCCTCTCGCTGGCCGCCGGACCAGGCTTCCCGGCGATGACGGCCAGCTCCATGAACGCCTCGACCACCCTCGGATCGAACTGACTGCCCGAGCGCTCGCGCACGTAATCGCGCACCTTCGCCGGGTCCCACGCTCGGCGGTAGGGGCGATCGGAGGTAAGGGCGTCGTAAACGTCGGCCACCGCGAAGATACGGGCCGCCAGGGGGATCTCTTCGCCGCGGAGACCTCTGGGGTAGCCGCTGCCGTCCCATGCTTCGTGGTGGCAGTAGGGGATGTCGGCCGCGGGTCGCAGGAAGGCGATGGGGGCCAGCAGTTCGTAGCCCAGCCGGGCGTGCCTCTGCATGATCCTGCGCTCCTCCTCCGTCAGCTGCGCGGGCTTGGTGAGGATGGCGTCCGGCACGCCGAGCTTCCCGATGTCGTGGAGCAGCGCTCCCCTCCTGATATGCGCCATCTCCTCTTCGCGAACGCCGATGTGCCGCGCCAGGCGGATCGTCAGCTCCGTGACCCGCCGGCTGTGCCCCTCCGTCTCGTGATCGCGTAAGTCGAGCGCCCGCGCCCACCCTTCGATCGTCGCGTCGTACGCCAGCCTAAGGTCGATCGTCGAACGTTCGAGTCCCTGGAACATCATCACGTTGTCAATGGCGATCGCCGTCTGCAGGGCGAGGGCCTGCAGGAACTCGAGCCGGTCTTCGTCCAGCGCCCCGCCAGCAGGAGCGTAGGCCTCGAGTACCCCCTGGAGGCGCCCCTTGGAGATGAGCGGCAGGGCTATGTAGTCGCCGTAGCGGGAGCTGCCGGTAGCGAGCGGCACGGCTTCCCCTATCCGCTCTCCCTGGAGCCTCACCATCTGCCTGTCGAGTCCGCAGCGGCCGAGAGTCCCCTCGCCCAGTCGAGGGTTACGGCGACGGATCTCGCGCTCGGGCAGTCCACGCGAGGCTGCGCAGCTGAACGTCTGCGTAGACTTCTCGAATATCCACACCGCTGTCGCGGCGACGCCCAGGTCGCGCATGACCTTGTCCATCACCACTTCCAGGGTGAGCCGCAGGTCGACGCTGCCGGTTATCGCCATATCTATCTCGTGGAGGCTGGAGAGTCGGTTGAGCCTCTTCTCCAGTTCGAGGTTGAGCTCGCGCTCCCGATCCTCGGCCTGCTTCTGACTGCTCACATCGATGCCGGTGCCCACCACGAAATTCCGGCCGTCGAGCTTCACGCTCGTGGAGGAGAAGACGTACGGGACCTCGCCGCCATCTTCGCCCAGCAGGCTCGTCTCCATGATCGAATGCCCCTCGGCCAGCACCTTCCCGAAGTCCTCCTGAAGAGTCCGGTGCTGCGACTCAGGGAAGAAGTCGAAGGGGGACATCCGCATGATCTCGGTGTCGCTCAAACCGGTGAGCGAGTTCAGGTTCTGATTCCAGCGGATGAGCCGCATGTCCTCGTCGATGAGGTAGAAGAGGCCCGGCAGACTGTTGATGAGGGTGTCCGAGAAGCTCTTCTCGTTCAGCAGCGCCTCCTCCACGGCCTTCCTCTCCGAAACGTCCCGTACGATCGACTGGAAGGTGTCCTGTGAGATGCGACGGGTGTTGATCTCCACCGGCAGCTCGGTGCCGTCCGCCCGGCGGAAGCGGCGCTCGGTGAGAACGGTTGCGCCGGGCTCGAGCTGCAGGAACCTCAAGGGCCGCTCCTCCAACTCCTCACCCGAGATGAAATCGGTGACCTTCGCGAGCGCCCCTTCGCCAGTCGACCCCATCATCCGATAGGCCGTCGAGTTCGCCTGCAGCAAGTTGCCCTCGCGGTCGTACACGACGATCGCGTCGGAGGCCTGCTCGACGAGTTCCCGGTAGCGTCGCTCCGACTCCTCGGCCTCCCGCCTGAGTTCCCGCTCGCGCTCCAGCAAACCGACGTTCTCCAGCGCCACGGCCGCGTAGTTGGCTGCCATCGAGAGCGCCACCACGTGTTGCTCACCGAAGGCGTGAGGCTCGGTACTCTGGACCTCGAATACGCCGATGGTCCTCCCGAGCACCTTCAGCGGCACCGCCGCCGAGGAGAGCGATGGACGGTTGTCGACCTCGTCGCCGCCCACGTCGAAGGTGGCGATTCCCGAGAGCGCCTCCGGGAGTTCGTTCGTCAGCACGACCTGACCACTCCGGATAGCGCGACTCTGCGGGCTGTCGTTGAGCGGCAGGAGCGGAAGCTCCGTGACATCGCGCTGCTCGAACCTCCCTTGAACGAGGTTCATCGAGAAGACACACCGTCGTTGCTCACCTAGATCGTCGTAACTGCAGACGAAGATGCCATCGGCGGGCGTCTGCTGGCAGCAGAAGACGAACAGGGCACGGTAGATACTGGCTTGGTCGCTGGCCAGGCCGACCTGCTCGGCGAGAACGCCCAGCCGGCCCAGGAGCATGTCGTAGTCACGCTGGGCCTGCTCACGCGCTTCGGCCAGTTCGGCTTCCTTGCGGCGTTGCTCAACGCGCATCTGCCGCGCGTTCACCGCCTGAGTGACCGCATCCGAAAGTCGAGCCAGCCGGTCCTTGAGCAGGTAGTCGGCCGCCCCCAGGCGCATCGAGGCGACCACCTCCTCCTCCCGCGCCGTCCCCGTAACGACGATGAGGGGGATGTCCAGCTTCCGTTCCTCGAGGATCTCTAGCGCCCTCAGAGCGCCGAAGCCCGGCAGGGTGAAGTCGGCGAGGATTATCTCGGGTGCTTCATCGATGGCGTTGCGGAACTCGCCTTCGGTGCCCACCACCGTCGCCGTGGGCGTGAACCCGCTGCGGCGAAGGCTCCTGAGCAGGATCTCCGTGTCGTGCTCACTGTCTTCGACTATCAGGACGCGCAATTCGCGACTCTCGTATGTCTGGTGCATCAGAAGGGAACTCCAGGCACACGCTCCTGGCGGATGCCTTGCCAAAAGGTTGGTTTGGCTGGAAGCTCGACCTCCCGGTGCGCGATGCAAGAGCTCAGGCCGCTCTGCAACGGCACAGAGCCGTCGGAGGGGCGCATGCAGACGTACTCGCATCGATTATAGGAGCGGCCCGTTGAAAACCCGTTGAAACGGCGCAGCGGACGAGCCGCACCCTGGTGCGGTGAGTGGTAGCATTGAGTCCCGGAGAAGGTGAGCTGATGGATAGCAAGTACATCTTCGTCACGGGCGGCGTGGTGTCGTCTCTGGGCAAAGGGATCGCCACGTCGAGCATCGGAGCTCTGCTTCGGGCCAGAGGCTACCGCGTCACCGCAGTCAAGATCGATCCGTACATCAACGTGGACGCCGGCACCATGCGGCCTTACGAACATGGTGAGGTGTTCGTGACCAACGACGGCGCCGAGACGGATCTCGACATCGGCACCTACGAGCGCTTCCTCGACATCGACCTCGGTCGCGAGAACAACATCACCACGGGGCAGGTCTACCAGACGGTGATCGAGAAGGAGCGTCGGGGAGCGTATCTGTCGCAGACCGTCCAGGTGATCCCCCATGTGACGGACGAGATCAAGTCGCGGATCGTCCAGGCAGGCGAGAACGCCAAC contains these protein-coding regions:
- a CDS encoding HD domain-containing phosphohydrolase; translation: MHQTYESRELRVLIVEDSEHDTEILLRSLRRSGFTPTATVVGTEGEFRNAIDEAPEIILADFTLPGFGALRALEILEERKLDIPLIVVTGTAREEEVVASMRLGAADYLLKDRLARLSDAVTQAVNARQMRVEQRRKEAELAEAREQAQRDYDMLLGRLGVLAEQVGLASDQASIYRALFVFCCQQTPADGIFVCSYDDLGEQRRCVFSMNLVQGRFEQRDVTELPLLPLNDSPQSRAIRSGQVVLTNELPEALSGIATFDVGGDEVDNRPSLSSAAVPLKVLGRTIGVFEVQSTEPHAFGEQHVVALSMAANYAAVALENVGLLERERELRREAEESERRYRELVEQASDAIVVYDREGNLLQANSTAYRMMGSTGEGALAKVTDFISGEELEERPLRFLQLEPGATVLTERRFRRADGTELPVEINTRRISQDTFQSIVRDVSERKAVEEALLNEKSFSDTLINSLPGLFYLIDEDMRLIRWNQNLNSLTGLSDTEIMRMSPFDFFPESQHRTLQEDFGKVLAEGHSIMETSLLGEDGGEVPYVFSSTSVKLDGRNFVVGTGIDVSSQKQAEDRERELNLELEKRLNRLSSLHEIDMAITGSVDLRLTLEVVMDKVMRDLGVAATAVWIFEKSTQTFSCAASRGLPEREIRRRNPRLGEGTLGRCGLDRQMVRLQGERIGEAVPLATGSSRYGDYIALPLISKGRLQGVLEAYAPAGGALDEDRLEFLQALALQTAIAIDNVMMFQGLERSTIDLRLAYDATIEGWARALDLRDHETEGHSRRVTELTIRLARHIGVREEEMAHIRRGALLHDIGKLGVPDAILTKPAQLTEEERRIMQRHARLGYELLAPIAFLRPAADIPYCHHEAWDGSGYPRGLRGEEIPLAARIFAVADVYDALTSDRPYRRAWDPAKVRDYVRERSGSQFDPRVVEAFMELAVIAGKPGPAASERG